tatccttatgtatccttcaggatcaaaattgggccttggagcccccatagccatgccataataatccactTTTGTCTATagtaggccataactctttgaacttttcataataaaatctgaaaatactaacaacccaggtacaattgattgtttcgcATGGGTTGTTAGATGTTctatactcactattgacagttgcctcacaatttccacacaagccactctgttagggattGTAAGTgatagtaagtatggtctccctttgaacccgtataccctgacttgtgtgtagtctaaaaaacaataccaatctccccaattgtgttcaactAAGGGATCTTCagcaaaatcttttggtcttaggaatctttgaacctctggtgtaAGGGCATGATCACACAGGCATCCCAaaagtctatataatggcttgacaaagaactcctcaaaatgccaatattgattattcacatacctctggtcccatgaagaaacccatagttgcactggttttctcatcccagcattgtcatatgtcctgacacataactcttctagccataacccttcatcttggcccacataaaatagcatatgcataagtaaggaataattcttgaaatgaacattgatgacatccccctttaacttttctaacccatgattcaaaaccttaaccaaataagcagaaaaatcaaagaagcagggGTCCTTAGATTGCAAATCAGCACAAATGATGATggttgcaatatccatcaaaggatgggcttatatccctagcacttgggcaacacagtaataggtatacctgaaatatggatggaaagagttgacatcatagggagctttgtcatcctgacctagtggcactaaggaccctacattcctaggtctatgtatagggagtctccacattttgtacatgtgctctaggttaaaatattcacttgttagcttcttgaggtcaatcaattcttcaaatccccaatccaactcaaacacggtgtcaataaccttctttgtgattgcaagaattggctcacccatgtagttatatatggtcctagttttagggtcgtaattgtttgccaatgccttcatgagctccacattcatgaatacattagccacaactaaccttcctacattcaattgccataaattgttgataggttgaggggcaactcttctactgtgcccatatatgaataattcataccctctcaattttgtccatatgtctctaagatcctcaaactggtcctccaggccttcctcatcagctctaatcttcttagACCTCAAATTGGATGATGGCCActagtcaatcaggtcctgggccaaagaacccccttgccttttctttcttttaggtttttcttttgcaGCAATAGGTTGTTTTCcctttctagtcttattagttttagatgatgattccatttgaattttgaaaaagaggtctgtgtgcaaacaacttacttggaattactgagctttatctgtgaattcgcccaattcctgctttcagttcatcgcctgtgaattccttaatgttgtgtcctttgatgttgattgaCTACTTATCttgtatttaatcagttagtaatggcggtttggacaatggtcactcggacacacgtttgaatttaatggcgacgtgaccttccctaggatttgtttctgattttccacacggcaatcaataatcatttcgatgaggatatgtctttcgatcatttgtttctttagtccattgatctctttgtttctttcgacaatacttttgttttgaatattactttgatcaagtattttttcccttcatcaaaatactgtattcggtcagtatggctgtctcctcatcaaaacatatctgatatccaccAGGtattatgtcaaagaaaccttgtgcttcggtttcctcctttatttttccatcgaaatacttctttcatcgatatcactatgccctatcaatgaatgagtctattatctcacggaagcttttctttattttcccttatcgttcttcactgataaagttacatcgagaaaacaatgcatatcaagaacattccttttaacctcctcaaaacctatatcctcatcgatatcttttatcgatgtagcttccttttgtctgatcgatattgttctttcgatgaaaacgctcctttcggtgggtcctttttatgttacactggcactattatttcctcgagaacttttcccgtccaTGAAGACCTTCTCTATTTTCTTCGATACTTTTTGTCGATaaagtttaacctcctcgaaacctatatcatCATTAACATCTTTTATCAATGTAGACtccttttgtctgattgatattattcttttgatgaaaatgctcctttcagtgggtcctttttatgttgcaccgatagtattatttcctcgagaacttttctcgtcaatgaagaccctctctgctttttataaaatcttttgtcaatgaagttattatctttggtgagtcctttttggaattcatcggtgtttccttccttcgatggctcttttatatcgatgataataatTATCTTcggtaataattatttttttttttgataaaaattatcatcgtcggaattacgatgaataccaagcttttggCTGACGACTTCGTTAACTGTCGGTAGAGTCGATTGGATTGTCTAATTTTtgatgggcatggcatcatcgaccaaacTGACACCGAGTTTTCGACGATGGATTTTGTCGGCACTTCGACAAAAATTCGTTGCAAATCCGACAAACGGTCGTTGGAAATCAGAtctgaatgtactagtgatatattgattaaaaataatggaataaataatttttatttttttaatcctataATTAGACTTTCAACCTCCATAAGTTCCCTAATATAGATATTAATTAGGGTTGGATAATGTTAATTGTTTCTAATTCTAAGTGCATATAGAATTAGGGAATGATGACAACTCTTACAAAATGGAAATTTAACAACTCGAACCTACAAACATATTATTAATTTTCCTATGATCATGGAgagaaaatgtgggaagtgaagaaTCTAAGAGTTTCAACAATGGGTTTATGGAATTTAAAAGTAATATATACAATGATAAAAATATAAGATTTTGAGATGATAGAGAATATAATAATATCATTATGAGAATCTAATTAAAATGAGAAATGAGAGAGAAAGGAGACAGAAGGGAGAGGAGAGATTCAAAATGAATACAATATTAATATCACTAGCTCAAGGAATTTGAGAAAATATGTCCTCCCTAAATAATGAAGAGAACTTTTCTCAAGGTGCAACATGTCATAGattttatccatgatttctttaacaTGAGTAAAGTGAAGGACATGGATAAAGACTACACTACATTTTATGTCTACATTTTCTTAAAGGCATGTAAAGGCTTTgtacaaaaatgacaaaaaaaatctaTAAGCTAGCACCTATACTATTACAAAGTGCATTGGTTATAGTGATACTTTCTAATTTAAAGTGATATGTTATTATAAAATGAATAATGTTTACTAATGTAAGAAAACATTTCTTTATTCCAAGCATCATTAGATCACATAGACATATAAACCTTGAGGAGTTGAAAAGTTGTCCTATGTTGTTTAGATTCTTTGGGAACAACTTGATTATACTCTATGCAAGTAACCATCATAGAGATCAACTTAGATATAGTCACCTTAATAAGTGGTACATGCTAGGAAGGTGATATTTTTCTTTAAGGAATTTAACATTCAAATTCCTAATATTGATACACAACcttatttcttcattcttcttcccaatACGATCAAGGTTTAACATATATTTTGAGTGTCTAATTGGTTTAATAATATTCCCTTTATTTTTGTTGGGTATATACACACAATTGAAGGACCAAAAATTGGTCAACTTTACCATTAACACAAGTGTTTTATATCGTGCTTGAATTTTGTCATtcataaaagaattttttttttttttaataaatgtgcGCCCATTATATTGTACTCACATTTTAACTTTCTATTAAATCTACCAACCTTTCTGACTTTATTTACCTTAGACTCCAAAGTTAtgttttcttaaaaaaatatataaaacatttcTAGTTAGAAATAAAGATTATCTATGAGATCATGGGTATTTTCATAAACTAAAACAAATAAAGTGATTAGGTTATGTGTTTATGTAGTGCAATTTATAGGATACCTTATACCAATATTAAACAATACATAGCACCCACTTCTCTTTGTGCACTTTAATAATTTCATCTTGCATCATAATCCTAAAGTAGTATAGGTCCATTTGTATATTTCCATCGATTCAAGCAATCCATTTTCTAGATAAAAACATGCTCAAATTAGTtagttaataaaaataaatatattcattaagaAACAGTTCTTGGGATGTGTGGCTAGTTGAACTTCTACATTATTAACAATTTAAACAATGTGTTAAGTTTGCGAGTATTAATGGTGATGAATTTATCATAAAACTTAGTACCTTCAAACCTTAATGGTTCATTGTTGTGAGAGGCATTATGTGACTTGAAGTACTAGAGTTTAGCATGCAGTTACAAGAAAGCCACTTAGTGTCCACAACTCCAAATAATTGAAAAGGATTGTGTTTCTACTTGACAACATGAGTATTCCCCTTTGAATTGTCCTTCAAATTTGCAAGTGATGCATCcattttattttaatgataatcATCCTCTATTTAATGGTTTCTATAATGGATCTTTTCCCTTTCTAATTGTTCCCTATTTAGGAGTGTCATTCTTGATATTATTCCTTGTAATGTCTTTATTTCTTTGAAATCGGTTACTTTACCCTTGGTGCTACAACATTGGCTCTATCTTCTGGAGAGTTAGGTGGTGGTTAAAAATTATGAATAATCTATATTTTAGACATTTTATTGGTCCTTAAGtaagaaaaaagaaattaaaatgatttagtAAGGTCCTCCTTGTTTGTGATTTTCTCTTTTGATCAAATTCACCATGGGTAACTATTTGATCAACAACCCCAATTGAGAGATAGTATAATATAGGGGTAAATGAATCTCTTTATTTGAATTCATCTCAATCTAGGAATATTTATTTTGTCAAACTCACTATGACCAAGGGTATCTTATCCAATGGATTCAAGGGCTATCACTCTTCTTAACTCTATCATATGCCATATTCATGAAGTTGGTTGTTGCATTCTTCTATTAATTCTACCACTATATCATTTGTCCTACCAATATTGTGTACCAATGTTTTGAAAGGTGTTATGTTTCATTTGGGATCAATAGTGTTATTGTTTTATTATGATTTTATGTATATTCTTTCACAACTTGTGATAGATGACTTAGCCACATCTTCTGTGTGAGTGTTATTGATGGAATTTTAGATGCTTTATTTGGTTTTACATTTGAAATTACCCATGTATTCGGAGTTCCAAGATGtaaatatatcatttgttggatgttaTCATTATACTATAGTATTGAAGGTCTTTAATTTTTTTGTCACATGTTTGTGTATTTTTTATATATGGGAGGACTTGTATGTGCAATATAGTGTATATGAATGGACTTGTTATTGTGATTTGGTTGGATATATTGTTGACAAGTGAACTACTTGTGATAATGAGTATGCGTTATTTTTGAGGTATGGTTAGTTAGATGTGTTAGCTCAAATAATTGTGGTTGTTATTATAGTTGTTGGTAAGTTCTTGCTAGCTACTCAAGCCCATTCATTACTAAATTAGATTTTGTATTTATGTTTTGATATTAAGTGGAGAAAATATTTTGTGATAACTAATCTATCATTGTCTTTAAATAGAATCATATTTTTTAATGCATAGCTATGATGAAGGTAATTGAGAGGGCTCTTGATTAGGATAGTAGTCACCTTGGTTATTGTTGCATATATCTTGGTGGAGGATATGGACATTTAGATGGTGAATATTGGCTACAAGGGTTGTCCTTATGGTGATTGAGTACTCATACTTTTGAGAGTTTAAACAATTTATGCTTCAAATAAGAAAATGTTTGGAATGCTATGTTTTACATCATACATAATAATGTTAAGAAAATGTTGGGAATGCTATGTTTTACATCATACATAATAACGTTAAGAAAATGCTAGGAATGCTATGTTTTACATTATACATAATAATGTTAAACTTATTTGTTTTGTGTAGTATTTATTTTGCGTAAAAGTATCACTTGTGAAACTTATGTCCACATTGTCATGCAATTGTGACACATTGTCTTATGTATTTGTGTGGTAGTAGTTCTTATTCTTCCACAATAGTTCAAAAAAATATTCCATGTTTTCTTGGCTTTGTCCTAAGGGGTTCCTTTGTGGTGCATTGCAATATTTATTTCTATAATTTTGACTTCATAGATAGTTATAGTAAATCGATTGAGAGGAAACTTAATAGAAAACCTCTTCCACCACATATTCCAtaggaaaatagagaaaataagtAATTTAATAATATTTCAAGTAAAGAGCTCACAATAGTTTTGAGCTATATAGCTAATAAGGCTAGGATTGGAAGATAATTTTAACATTATGGGGCTACTGCACAATTTCTAAAATGTAAAAATGTATTGTTAGTTTCAACTAATCTATCTAATGGATATAGCATTGACAATTTACAATACATAGTTCCTAATGTAAGAATTAAAACAACCATAAATTTGAACAAAGAGGAATCACTTAGAGATATATTAGTGGAACTTGAAATATATAACTAAACAAATTAAAATATAGGAACTAAAATTCATTGCATGacttcaacatcaaaatcaattagaaTCGAGAGATTCAATACTAGCATTTCACAATACTAACAATCTAAATTGAATTTGAGTGCTAGGAGGGTACGAAGGAGTTGGTGGATATCACACTTCTATTTTCATCACCTTGATATGAGTATATGAGTATTTTCATCACcttatttcttcattcttcttcccaatTAGAACAAGGTTTAAAATCTATTTTGAGTGTCTAATTGGCTTCATAATTTTCCCTTTATTTTTGTTGGGTATATACACCAAAATGAGGGACCAAAAATTGGTCAACTTTACCATTAACACAAGTGTTTTATATCATGCTTGCATTTTGTCATTCATAAaagaaaaaagttttttttttctaaatgtgAGCCCATTATAATGTACTCAGATTTTAACTTTCTATTAAAGCTCCCAACCTTTCTGACTATATTTACCTTAGACATCCAAAGTTATGTTTTcttaaaaaagaatataaaaatttTCTATTTAGAAATAAAGATTTTCTATGAGATCAAGGGCCTTTTCATAAACTAAAACCAATAAAGTGATTAGGTTATGTTTTTATGTAGTGCAATTTATAGGATACCTTATACCAATATTAAACAATACATAGCACCCTCTTCTCCTTGTGCACTTTAATAATTTCATCTTGCAACATAATCCTAAAGTAGTATAGGTCCATTTGTATATTTCCATCGATTAAAAAAATCCATTTTCTAGATAAAGGCATGTTCAAATTAGTtagttaataaaaaataaatatattcattaagaAACAGTTCTTGGGATGTGTGGCTAGTTGAACTTCCACAATATTAACaacttagagaatgtgttaagtttgtgagtATTAATGGTGATGTATTTATCATAGAACTTAGTACCTTCAACACTAAATGGTTCATAGTTGTGAGAGGCATTATGTGACTTGAAGTACTAGAGTTTAGCATACAGTTACAAGAAAGCCACTTATTGTCCACAACTCTAAATAATTGAAAAGGATTGTGTTTCTACTTGACAACATGATTATTCCGCTTTGAATTGTCCTTCAAATTTGTAAGTGATGCATGCATTTTATTTTAATGATAACCATCCTCTATTTAATGGTTTGTATAATGGATCTTTTCCCTTTCTAATTGTTCCCTATTTAGGAGTGTCATTCTTGATATTATTCCCTATAATGTCTTTCTTTCTTTGAACTCAGTTACTTTACCCTTGGAGCTACAACATTGGCTCTATCTTTTGGAGAGTTAGGTGGAGGTTAAAAATTATGAATAATCAATATTTTAGAAACTTTAATGGTccttaagttaaaaaaaaataaaaaaatgatttattaaggaCCTCTTTGTTTGTGATTTTCTCTTTTGATCAAATTCGCCATGGGTACCTATTTGATCAACAACCCCAATTGAGAGATATGTACAATCTAGGGGTAAATGAATCTCTTTATTTGAGTTAATCTCAATCTAGGAGTATTTATTTTGTCAAACTCACTACGACCAAGGGTATCTTATCCAATGGATTCAAGGGCTATCACTCTTCTTAACTCTATCATATGTCATATTCAAGAAGTTGGTTGTTGCATTGTTTTGTTAATTATAACACTATATCATTTGTCCTACCAATTTCCAGCCACGTCTTATATGCAAGAGTGTTGATGCTTGAACCACTTGAGCCCATCCAAATATACGGGTTTTTGGAATTAATTAGCTTAGAGGTCTAAAGCAAAAAGTGAttacaattttgtgtttttagtGGGTGATTCCTTCTTTCCTCCCTAAAAATTTGTTGCTCTATAGGTGGAAATATTTTATACCAAAGCTTTGAAAGGTGTTATGTTTCATTTGGGATCAATAgtgttattattttattatgattttatgTCTATTCTTTCACAACATGTGATAGATTATTTAGCCACATCTTCTATGTGAGTTTTATTGGTGGAATTTTAGATGCTTTATTTGGTTTTACATTTGAACTTACCCATGTATTGCGAGTTCCAAGATGtaaatatatcatttgttggatgttaTCATTATACTATAGTATTGAAGGTCTTTAATTTTTTTGTCACATGTCTGTGTATTTTTTATATATGGGAGGACTTGTATGTGCAATATAGTGTATATGTATGGACTTGTTATTGTGATTTGTTTGGATATATTGTTGACAAGTGAACTACTTGTGATAATGAGTATGCGTTATTTTTGAGGTGTGGTTAGTTAGATGTGTTAGCTCAAATAATTGCGGTTGTTATTCTAGTTGTTGGTAAGTTCTTGCTAGCTACTCAAGCCTATTCATTACTAAATTAGATTTGGTATTTATGTTTGGATATTAAGTGGAGGAAAGATTTTGTGATGATTAATCTATCATCGCCTTTAAATAGGATCGCATCTTTCATGCATAGCTATGATGAAAGTAATTGAGAGGGCTTTTGATTAGGATAGTAATCACCTTGATTATTGTTGCATATGTCTTGGTGGAGGATATGGATATTTAGATGGTGAATATTGGCTACAAGGGTTGTCCCTTTACTGATTGAGTACTCATACTTTTGAAAGTTTATACAATTTATGCTTCAACTAAAGAAAATGTTTGGAATGCCATGTTTTACATCATACATAATAATGTTAAGAAAATGTTGGGAATGCTATGTTTTACATCATACATCATACGCCAGTCATGCTTCAAGTTTGCCAGCACACCTACCTTGCATGAGTTACAACTATAGCATAATTTATCCTCATCATTACACGACCTGCTACAATCCACATGCGTAAGTTGCATGCTGTGGTAGTCCAACAAGTGGCGTTCACATACACAAAGCCACACGACGTATCACACCCCAACTAATCGTGACGACGAAGGCAAAGACGGTGAACCTGTAAACCTTAGTGTGTACTCTTTAAGCTTTCATGCGATACGGTTCATCTCTATAAATTCCCACATTTACAATAGGAAAGGCAAAGTTAGGCTCACAGTTTGATTGCAGTATATGCTCAAAAGTGACTCCATGGAATTCCAGAAGCCGTCGAGGGATGTGAACTTGATATCAGGTGAGTGGCGATTGGCTTCTGTTGATGAAGTTAAAAGCAATTTAGAAGAGATTAAAAGCAAAGGAGTCCTTGGGAAGTGGAGTATCGTCCGCGTTTTGGACGGATGGGCGATGGGGTCCGGGTATGATTATGAACTCCACCAAGGCTACAAGAGCGGAATGAGCGAGATGTTGCTTGTTAAAACCAACCAATCAAGACCGTCAAGTAAGTTAGTCAGGGAatatcttctcttctcttctcttctcttctcttctcttctctacttGATTCACTATCAACTGAAAACTGACTTTATATATGCAGATGGTTTGTTCGATCCAGAAATGCACTCCGGAGTGGAGTTGAGTGCAGAAGGAAGAGAAGCTGCTGTTTTATTGTCTGTTGATGATAAAATTACTGAAGTCGTTCACTTCGTCCTTCACCGTTTCGCCAAGCTAGAGAAGTTGATCCTCAAGATTAAGGAAGACCTGGGCTGCGACAGCTAAGAATGATGGCTTGCCCTTTTTAATAGTATGCTTGAGTGTTGTTCTTCCTCTTACCTCATGTTTGAATGCTCTTCTTCTCCCTCTACCTTCATTCTCATGTCTACCAACTACTATGTCATGCGTACCAATCTTTTCTTATGATTTCTCTATAGTTTATAGATATCAATATGTATAGCATATTATTTCTCGATCAAGTGGTTACTACCTATTTTGATGGCTTCACGAAGTTGGGCATACGAGTTATTATCATTCACCCATTTAAGTGTGCCCATCAAATAAATGAACACAATAAAATGTATCTCAAAATATTCTAGTCCTTATAGTAAAGTATCTGTTAATATGTAAATATCAGTTATAAAAGTTCTTCCAAACATGCAATCTCATTGAAAGGAAAATATCAATCAAATAATTACTACTGCTTATTTGACGATCTCATTGAATTGGGCGTAAGAGTTATTATCTTTGACCCATTTGAATGTGCCCATTGAACATATTAAACTAATCTCAAAAGATTTTACTCATCTTCTAAAGCACATACTCACTTACATGATCTTTAAAATCTTCTAAAGCACATACTCACTTACATGATCTTTAAAATCTTCTAAAGCACATACTCACTTACATGATCTTATAGAATAAGATGTTTTTCCTAAAGGTTTAGGAAATGCTGGAAATGCTTGATTGTTGATGGATTGCATCTCAATACATAAGTATATTATGATTATatattatgattatatatataaggaaacatttactaatatttaaatataaaagttAAAAATTATTCATCTTACTTAAAACGTCCAAAAACTTGTAAAGAAAAATGTCAATCAAATCTATATTATTGCTTCAAAATTATTGCTTCTTTTGATGGTTTCACTATTTTGAGCCTAAGAGTATCTATTGTTGACCTATTGTTGACCCATTTGATTGTTGACCCATTTGAGTGTGCCCATAAAATAAATGAACATATTAAAATTTGTCTAAAATCTCCTTATTCTATACAACACTTACTCCTTTAATTGATCTTTTCTTGTAAGATGTTTTATCTAAAGGTTTACAAAATTCTTGATTGCCAATAAAGTGTATCTCAATTATATAATTGTATCTTCTATGAAATTACATAGCCAAACACAGCCAAACGTGAAAATACTTTAGGCAAATTTTAGTCCTTATTCTATAAAGCACTTACTCCTTTAATTGATCTGAGATATAATTGTATCTTCTATGAAATTAAATAGCCAAACATAGCCAAACGTGAAAATAGTTTAGGCAAATTTTAGTCCTTATTCTATAAAGTACTTACTTCTTTAATTGATCTTTTCTTGTACAAGATGTTTTATCTAAAGGTTTACAAAATTCTTGATTGCCAATAAAGTGTATGTCAATTATACAAGTGTATCTCCTAAGAAATTACATCTGCAAatgtgaaaataatttaaaataatttattttgaagtaatatatttataaatatggcATAATATGTATGATTAAACCAAAAAAATGATTATGCATAGGGTTTTGAAAGAAATTAGTAATACATATGGTTATAATTCATTCAACTCTAAAATTCAAGAGACAAAATGCATGAGAATGAATACTAGTCTATATAAAGTGGTGTAAAAAATAGAAAGTTAGGTGTTATAATTCATTCAATTCTAAAATTCAAGACAAAATGCATGAGAGTGAATATTAATCTATAAAGTGGTGTAAAAAATAGAAAGTTAGGTGGGCTTTGTCAGACTAGCTCTACATACTTTATTAGAACCATCAATCCCATACATCAAAAATTGATCAAATCTTGAAATTTAAAACACAAATGTTTCCTTTCCCATCCTTGATATTCAGTCATAAAAAGGTTTTGCAGCTAGCaagattatattaatattaatgcttaaaaatatgtttattaaaattttaaaaaatggaatAAAATAGCAAAAATGAAACTAAAGGAATATAGGATCTTCCTCCTCTAAAGGTTTTGGATATTAATAAATGTACAAAATAAATATACTAAATGTTGGAAAtagtgattatgtgttgtcattgatgtcaacattgtgctcCAGTTGGATATGGTTCCTTCCCGGTTGGTTGCTACTATCCCAAGATCTTCCTCCTCTAAAGGTTTTGGATATTAATAAATGTACAAAATAAATATACTAAATGTTGGACAtagtgattatgtgttgtcattgatgtcaacaacgtGCTCCAGTTGGATATGGTTCCTTCCCGGTTGGTTGCTACTATCCCAATTGGTTCATGTTCCAGATGAACTTGGTTTCAACCTAATTTTGATCTGGTATGAACCGATCGTTGGATTcatttttggatggttattcaagatgattattttcttttcatattctgttggttcattaTTTGCTGCTTtggaagctatcacttatgttctggattacgggttgatattcttggtaccggtTGGCTTTACCGATTGGTGGAATTCGATGAAATGGTTAAGTAATTTTGGTCTAGCTTACTAAAATGGTTCCGAACatgctgaaggtgttcttgatcatttcctaattgtttggtggcttaacattggctagcatgatgatttggtgatcctatttggatccggttggttaTTCTATTTTattacactgagggtttctaccggttggagAAACATGTTGatattggtcttagcggaatttttgGTAGATATAATTGATtgggagtttgtattaggtccatgctatgtaatcta
The nucleotide sequence above comes from Cryptomeria japonica chromosome 11, Sugi_1.0, whole genome shotgun sequence. Encoded proteins:
- the LOC131077172 gene encoding uncharacterized protein LOC131077172, with the protein product MLKSDSMEFQKPSRDVNLISGEWRLASVDEVKSNLEEIKSKGVLGKWSIVRVLDGWAMGSGYDYELHQGYKSGMSEMLLVKTNQSRPSNGLFDPEMHSGVELSAEGREAAVLLSVDDKITEVVHFVLHRFAKLEKLILKIKEDLGCDS